The sequence CCTGCGAAGAGGCAGTGTGCCGGGAAGGGACACGAAAAAAGGCCCCGGGGCAGTGCGCCGGAGCCTTCTCTTTCGCGTTCGCAGGGGCGCGGCGGTAACCCGCCGCGTTCTTCGCGGGTTATCGTTCCTAGCCGCGGAACAGCGACAGGATCGAGCTCGGCTGGCTGTTGGCGATGCTGAGCGCCTGGATGCCAAGCTGCTGGCGCGTCTGCAGTGCCTGCAGGTTGGCGCTTTCCTCAGCCATGTCGGCATCGACGAGCTGACCCACGCCAGTGGTCAGCGAGTCGGTCAGCGAGCTTACGAACTTCGCCGACGCGTCGAGGTAGTTGCTGGCGGTACCGAGGGCCGCGACCGCGGCATTGACCGTATCGATCGCCGAGTTGACCGCGGTGAACGCCGTGGAAGCCGCCGTGCCAATGGCGCCGGCCGTAAGGCCGCCGGCGGTGATGGTCTGGGTTGCCGCAGTCAACGTGCCGGAGCTGGAGACGTCGAACGAGCCATCCTCGTTGTTGACGACGGTGAAACCGGCATCGCGCATCACATCGAACAACTTGCCCAGGGTTTGTGAGGGCGTGTCACTCGCCGTGTCGCTGACGACGGCAAATGCGACGGTGCCGGCAGCCGCGTTCGGATCGGTCGTCGTGTCCGTCGCGGTGGTCAGCGCGTTGCCACCGCCATCGTTGATTTCAAAGGTGTAGTTGATCGCATTGCCGGCAGCATTGGTCATGGTCAGCGAAATCGTATCGCCCTCCGCGAACGCAAGGCCGTTAGACTGGGCGAAATTGACGCTGGTATTGCCGGTAACGCTGAGGCTGCCGATGCCGAGCGTCGCCGATGTCAGGTCCTGGGCGGCCACGTTGTAGGAGGCGATGCTTTCGCTGGTCGCCGACGTGCGATTGAGACCAGTAAGCACGTCGAGGCCATTGGCGTTGGTGCCGTCCAGCAGGTTGACGCCGTTGAACTGGGCGGCGGAAACGATGCTGTCGATGCTGCTGACGATGCTGTCCATGTCCTGCTGGATCTTGCCAAGGTCAACGTTCTGCTGCTGGCCTTCGGTGACCTTCGACTTCAGCTCGTTCAGCTTGTCCGAGATCTGCTCGGCGGCGCTGAGTGCCACACCCGAGGTCGACTTGCCGAGCGCGATGCTCTGCGAGGCGGACTTCAGCCCGGCGATATCGCCGCGCATGCCCTGGGCGATGGTGAAGGTCGAGGCGTTGTCGGCCGCGCCCGCCACCTTCATGCCGGTGGTGATGCGGTTCTGGGTCGTCGACATCGCCTTCTGCGTGTTGTTCAGCGACTGCAGGGCGGCGAGGGCGTTGTTGTTGGTGACGACGGAAAACATGGAAATCTGCCTTCAATCTCGAAGTTGCTGGAGATGTGCCGGCTTGGCCGCGCGTCGCTTTGAGCGACTGAAGGAGGACGAGGCGCTGATGACGCCGTGGTCGATCCCGGCAGGGGTTCCTGCCTTGCCGCGGGCGAAAAGGTCCCGCTGGCAAGTCCGGATCATGCGCCCCGCCGGTTAAAAAAAGGTTAATCCGCGAGCGGCGGCGGCGCCTCACGGTGCGGATCAGGGAACGGTCGCGGCGGCCGGCGGCACCGGCGTTTTCGCGGCCAGCGCTTCCAGTTGCTTTCGCGCATCGATCGAAAGATCGAGCGTAAGATCGCCCTTTTTCTCCGCCGTCAGCAGCCGGCGTGCCAGCTCCGGCCACAGCGGACGATTTGCATCAGGATTTTCCGCGATCGACCGGGTCGAAACGGCCCGCCAAGCAATTCTGCTTGCTGCCCCCGTGTCAGCGCGAGCGAGGTCGGTGAGATAGGCAGCGAGCGCGATATCGTAAGTCGCCTCGTCCGTGGTTAGCATTTCGCCGACGCAAGCGAAATTCGCAGAGATTGCCTCGACGAGGGCTGGTCTTCCCGGTTCGATTTCAACTCTGGGCAGGGGGTCAGTGATATCAATATTGCGCATATCGGCGAGAGATACATTGGTGACCTCGTCGAATATGGCCCCTTCAAAGTTGGCGCCCCGCAGGTCCGTAGCCTGCATCTGCGTGCTCCCGAGGGCGGCGCCTTGCATTTGCGCCTCAAGAAGAATCGCACCTTGCATATTCGCGCTCCCGAGACGTGCGTTCTGTAATTCCGCGCCGGTAAGATCTGCGCCCTGCATCCGCGCCACTGTCAAGTCCGCGCCCTGCATCTGGGCGCCCTGCAGGTTCGCGCCCTGCATCTGGGCGCCCTGCAGGTTCGCGCCTTGCATGTTTGCCGCGAGTAGGTGCGCTCCTTGAAGGCTCGCGCGTCGCAAAGATGCCCCGCGCAGGTCGGCGCCGGAAAAATCGGCGTCGAAGAACTCGCTTTCCTCGAAGTCGGCGAAGCGGAAGTTGCGGCCGCGCAGGAACAGTGCCTCGACGCGGATGAGCAGCTTGGCAAGATCGGCGCTCCCTGTGCGCAGTTCGTAGAGCACTTCGCCGTCCGGCCTTTCGGCGACCAGCAGCCGGTGGTCGAGCTTGAGATGGCGGCAACCCCAGCCGAGCTGGCCCATGAACGGACAAATGGTGTTGTCGAGCGGATGATAGCGCCAGCCATGTGGCTTTCCTTCCGCCTCAGGTCCAGTGGTTGTGCTGTCCGGCGGCGGGATGCCGAGATAGACGGCGGCGAAGGCGAACAGCAGGGCGGCGGGAAGCCCGTTGCGGATCATCGCCCGCCAGCGGCCGGCGGACCGCCAATCCTGCTTGCGGCGATCCTGGCGGTACCAGAAATAGACGAGCGCCGAGAGGTCGAGCGCGAGGCAGCCGAAGTGGACGACGTAGGTGACGAAAGGGTTCTGGTAGCGCAGGAAGCTGATCTGGGTGGCGAGGAACACCAGCACCGGCACCACCACCAGCATGACCCAGACGACGATCTTGTAGAGCCGGCTGTGCAGGGTTGAGCCGTGGGACGAGGACCAGTACTGGATGAACTCGACATTGGCGAGCAGTTGGCGGCAGCGTTCCCGGTCCGGCTCGCGGGCAAGCGAGCTGCGCATCTCCTGATCGAGCAGCCGCAGGTTTTCCGCCAGCATGTCGTAGCGGATCAGCGTGTGGACGTGCAGGAACAAGAACAGCAGCGGCGCCAGCGCGTAGGAGGCGAGGACGGGGATCTTGACGCCGAGCTGGGAGAACTCGACGGAGGTGCCACGCAGCAGCACCTCGTCGGAGGTGGCGATCACCGTCGCCGTAAGGTAGACGGCGATGGCGAGCACGAACAGCCCGCCGGTCTGGGCGGCCTTGGCGCCGTCGTTGATCGAGGCGATCAGGCTGGCGATGTAGGCCGGCGGCTCGAAGCCGGCGCGCACCCGCGGGCGCATGTTCCATCCCCCTCATCCTGCAACCGCAAGACGCTACGCCAGCTCCGCTCGCCCGTCCAGCCGGCGCTGACGCAAAAAGCGCGCGGCCCCTGTTGCGGGACCGCGCGCCTTAAGTTGCGAGCCGATGCGCCGGCGGATCAGCCGACGTTGAGGATTTTCGGCACCTTGTTGAGGCGCAGCCGTGAGACCTCCGGCATGCCGGATCCCAGCAGCGGGCGCAGGTAGAGCAGGAACTTGTCGGTGACGTCGTGGCCGTTGGCGGCGATGAACTCGTCCGGCATCACCTTGGTCTTGGCGGCGATGTTCTGCAGCGCCGTCAAGTGGTAGTCGACCGAGTAGAAGCCGGTGCGGTGGATGGTCACCGAGCCGGAATGGTTGCCCTCGCTGTCGCCGAAATGGGCGTACTGCACCGCCTTTTCGCCGACTTCACGGGCCTCGCGCTGGTCGACGTCGGACACGCAACCGAGGAACGAGCGTTGCAGGTAGCCGAAGGTATCGCCCCGCACCCGCTTGATGTTGCTGTTCTGCTTGATGTGATCGGTGAGCAGGTCAGCGAGCGCGCCGGTGCCGGAGAGCTGGACGTTGCCGTGCGCGTCCTTCTCGACGTTCTTGGCGAGCTTGGTGGCGATCGGATCGCCGGCCTCGTCGTGGATACCCTCGGAGACGGCGACGATGCAGCGGCCGTACTTGTTGTAGACGGTGGTGACGTCCTTGACGAACTCGTCGAGGCTAAACACCCGCTCCGGCACGTAGATCAGGTGCGGGCCGTCGTCCTCGAACTTGCGCCCGAGCGCCGAGGCGGCGGTGAGGAACCCGGCGTGCCGGCCCATGACCACGGCGACGTAGACGCCCGGCAGCGCCCGGTTGTCGAGATTGGCGCCGGCGAAAGCGAGGGCGACGAAGCGCGCCGCCGACGGAAAGCCCGGCGTGTGATCGTTGATCACGAGGTCGTTGTCGATGGTCTTGGGGATGTGCACGCAGCACAGCGGATAGTCCGCCGATCTCGCCTGCTCGTGCAGGATGCGGGCGGTATCCGAGGAGTCATTGCCGCCGATGTAGAAGAAGGTCTCGATGCCGTGGGCGCGCAACACCTTGAAAATCTCGGCGCAATACTTCTCGTCCGGCTTATCGCGGGTCGAGCCGAGACCCGAGGTGGGGGTGTTGGCGACCATCTCGAGGTTATGGGTGGTCTCACGCGTGAGGTCGAGGAAATCCTCGTTGATGATGCCGCGAACGCCGTGATAGGCGCCGTAAACCCGCTCGACCGAGGGAATTTTGCGGGATTCGATCACCGCGCCGACCATCGATTCATTGATGACCGCCGTCGGCCCGCCCCCCTGCGCGACAAGCACTTTGCCGTGCAACATGACTTGCTGCCTCCGCTATCTTTTGGAGCTGAAATGGATTCCCGCTCGTTAAG is a genomic window of Rhodospirillales bacterium containing:
- a CDS encoding flagellin, whose protein sequence is MFSVVTNNNALAALQSLNNTQKAMSTTQNRITTGMKVAGAADNASTFTIAQGMRGDIAGLKSASQSIALGKSTSGVALSAAEQISDKLNELKSKVTEGQQQNVDLGKIQQDMDSIVSSIDSIVSAAQFNGVNLLDGTNANGLDVLTGLNRTSATSESIASYNVAAQDLTSATLGIGSLSVTGNTSVNFAQSNGLAFAEGDTISLTMTNAAGNAINYTFEINDGGGNALTTATDTTTDPNAAAGTVAFAVVSDTASDTPSQTLGKLFDVMRDAGFTVVNNEDGSFDVSSSGTLTAATQTITAGGLTAGAIGTAASTAFTAVNSAIDTVNAAVAALGTASNYLDASAKFVSSLTDSLTTGVGQLVDADMAEESANLQALQTRQQLGIQALSIANSQPSSILSLFRG
- a CDS encoding pentapeptide repeat-containing protein is translated as MRPRVRAGFEPPAYIASLIASINDGAKAAQTGGLFVLAIAVYLTATVIATSDEVLLRGTSVEFSQLGVKIPVLASYALAPLLFLFLHVHTLIRYDMLAENLRLLDQEMRSSLAREPDRERCRQLLANVEFIQYWSSSHGSTLHSRLYKIVVWVMLVVVPVLVFLATQISFLRYQNPFVTYVVHFGCLALDLSALVYFWYRQDRRKQDWRSAGRWRAMIRNGLPAALLFAFAAVYLGIPPPDSTTTGPEAEGKPHGWRYHPLDNTICPFMGQLGWGCRHLKLDHRLLVAERPDGEVLYELRTGSADLAKLLIRVEALFLRGRNFRFADFEESEFFDADFSGADLRGASLRRASLQGAHLLAANMQGANLQGAQMQGANLQGAQMQGADLTVARMQGADLTGAELQNARLGSANMQGAILLEAQMQGAALGSTQMQATDLRGANFEGAIFDEVTNVSLADMRNIDITDPLPRVEIEPGRPALVEAISANFACVGEMLTTDEATYDIALAAYLTDLARADTGAASRIAWRAVSTRSIAENPDANRPLWPELARRLLTAEKKGDLTLDLSIDARKQLEALAAKTPVPPAAATVP
- a CDS encoding 6-phosphofructokinase; amino-acid sequence: MLHGKVLVAQGGGPTAVINESMVGAVIESRKIPSVERVYGAYHGVRGIINEDFLDLTRETTHNLEMVANTPTSGLGSTRDKPDEKYCAEIFKVLRAHGIETFFYIGGNDSSDTARILHEQARSADYPLCCVHIPKTIDNDLVINDHTPGFPSAARFVALAFAGANLDNRALPGVYVAVVMGRHAGFLTAASALGRKFEDDGPHLIYVPERVFSLDEFVKDVTTVYNKYGRCIVAVSEGIHDEAGDPIATKLAKNVEKDAHGNVQLSGTGALADLLTDHIKQNSNIKRVRGDTFGYLQRSFLGCVSDVDQREAREVGEKAVQYAHFGDSEGNHSGSVTIHRTGFYSVDYHLTALQNIAAKTKVMPDEFIAANGHDVTDKFLLYLRPLLGSGMPEVSRLRLNKVPKILNVG